From one Streptomyces sp. N50 genomic stretch:
- a CDS encoding SpoIIE family protein phosphatase, producing the protein MDRGTERETPPGRGAGDDVVLEHTATGRVPLAVILVDRDGLVSHWSRGARRLFGATKDEAIGQPALDLLPVSGALPDDEEPSPYGGFTAYDGLGPDLESSLDGRLSYPAAGRARLTVPEHDRVDVLWWAYPLVGPGQERLLVLAADAGGLRQDLPEADRAFERIAPGFALHTDFPGADELARRLPEILPSMSVGESARIVAQVLELGYPVLEFSQNERVPVTPDWGVARRAERKARRERAVLAAAEGLPLPQEVADEGEDLEYVAVRERLEFLNEVSGRIGTSLDLAQTIVEVSKAVVPKFTDVAGTYLREQVVAGEGFPDGVPDTTTMWHRVALEHTDEPGRWDDVVPVGEAMPFPAHTPFFQCMTTGEPVLVPRISEQMGHMIASQFEKRDIRPLITGRSMLVVPLKARNVVLGFMILLRHPERVEFNDMDRVTGAELAARAGLVLDNARMYTYQESVAETLQDSMLPHIPPRMAGCDIATRYLPGTLLGRVGGDWFDSVKLPGARTALVVGDVMGHGLNSAAMMGQLRTAVQTMAAMDLPPAQLLRNLDDLAQRLGDSYLATCLYVVYDPIASELHIANAGHIPPVIVRAGDGRSELLDLPTGAPIGVGGVPFEAVRVRVAPGDRLVMCTDGLVEVRGEDIGVGLATLSESAAHPAASMDDACDTIIRTLNTRGGRKDDVALLMARLNGIEPDDVAEWRLSLDPVEAGRARAAVREQLHAWGLAQLADNAALLAGELVTNAVRHSHGRRIALRLIRGDTLLCEVDDDDPTLPSLLGAGPGDEFGRGLHLVGVLAREWGASRTTTGKTVWFELTLPRR; encoded by the coding sequence ATGGACCGTGGCACCGAGCGGGAGACACCTCCCGGCCGCGGGGCCGGGGACGACGTGGTGCTCGAACACACCGCGACGGGCCGGGTCCCCCTCGCCGTGATCCTCGTCGACCGCGACGGCCTCGTCTCGCACTGGAGCCGCGGCGCCCGACGTCTGTTCGGCGCCACCAAGGACGAGGCGATCGGCCAGCCGGCTCTCGACCTCCTCCCCGTCTCCGGCGCCCTGCCCGACGACGAGGAGCCCAGTCCCTACGGCGGGTTCACGGCCTACGACGGACTCGGCCCCGACCTGGAGTCCTCCCTCGACGGGCGCCTCTCCTACCCGGCCGCCGGACGTGCCCGCCTCACCGTCCCCGAGCACGACCGTGTGGACGTCCTGTGGTGGGCCTATCCGCTCGTCGGTCCCGGACAGGAACGGCTGCTCGTGCTCGCCGCCGACGCGGGCGGCCTGCGCCAGGACCTCCCGGAAGCGGACCGCGCCTTCGAGCGCATAGCACCGGGCTTCGCCCTGCACACCGACTTCCCCGGCGCCGACGAACTCGCCCGCAGGCTCCCCGAGATCCTGCCCAGCATGAGCGTCGGCGAGAGCGCCCGCATCGTCGCCCAGGTCCTCGAACTGGGCTATCCCGTCCTGGAGTTCAGCCAGAACGAGCGGGTGCCGGTGACCCCCGACTGGGGCGTCGCCCGCCGCGCCGAGCGCAAGGCCCGCCGCGAGCGCGCCGTCCTCGCCGCGGCCGAGGGACTTCCCCTTCCGCAGGAGGTCGCGGACGAGGGCGAGGACCTCGAATACGTCGCCGTACGCGAGCGGTTGGAGTTCCTGAACGAGGTCAGCGGACGCATCGGCACCTCGCTCGACCTGGCGCAGACCATCGTCGAGGTCAGCAAGGCCGTCGTCCCCAAGTTCACGGATGTCGCCGGGACTTACCTCCGTGAGCAGGTCGTCGCCGGTGAGGGGTTCCCGGACGGCGTGCCGGACACCACGACCATGTGGCACCGGGTCGCCCTGGAGCACACCGACGAACCCGGCCGCTGGGACGACGTCGTACCGGTCGGCGAGGCCATGCCGTTCCCCGCGCACACGCCGTTCTTCCAGTGCATGACCACCGGCGAACCCGTCCTCGTGCCGCGCATCAGCGAACAGATGGGGCACATGATCGCCTCGCAGTTCGAGAAGCGCGACATCCGGCCGCTGATCACCGGCCGTTCCATGCTGGTCGTCCCGCTCAAGGCCCGCAACGTCGTCCTCGGCTTCATGATCCTGCTGCGCCACCCGGAGCGCGTCGAGTTCAACGACATGGACCGCGTCACCGGCGCCGAACTCGCCGCCCGGGCAGGCCTGGTGCTCGACAACGCGCGCATGTACACCTACCAGGAGTCCGTCGCCGAGACGCTCCAGGACAGCATGCTGCCGCACATCCCGCCGCGCATGGCGGGCTGCGACATCGCCACCCGCTATCTGCCGGGCACGCTGCTCGGACGCGTCGGCGGCGACTGGTTCGACTCGGTGAAACTGCCCGGCGCCCGCACCGCGCTCGTGGTCGGCGACGTCATGGGCCACGGCCTCAACTCGGCAGCGATGATGGGCCAGTTGCGCACCGCCGTACAGACCATGGCCGCCATGGACCTCCCGCCCGCCCAACTCCTGCGCAACCTCGACGACTTGGCGCAACGCCTCGGCGACTCGTACCTCGCGACCTGCCTGTACGTCGTCTACGACCCGATCGCGAGCGAACTCCACATCGCCAACGCGGGCCACATCCCGCCGGTGATCGTGCGCGCCGGGGACGGCCGCAGCGAGCTGCTCGACCTGCCCACGGGTGCGCCCATCGGCGTCGGCGGGGTGCCCTTCGAGGCGGTGCGTGTGCGCGTGGCGCCCGGCGACCGGCTCGTGATGTGCACCGACGGGCTCGTCGAGGTGCGCGGCGAGGACATCGGCGTAGGACTCGCGACGCTGAGCGAGTCGGCCGCGCATCCGGCCGCGTCCATGGACGACGCCTGCGACACCATCATCCGCACTCTGAACACCCGCGGCGGCCGCAAGGACGACGTCGCCCTCCTGATGGCCCGCCTCAACGGCATCGAGCCCGACGACGTCGCCGAGTGGCGGCTCTCCCTCGACCCGGTCGAGGCCGGCCGGGCCCGCGCGGCGGTCCGCGAACAGCTCCACGCGTGGGGCCTGGCCCAACTCGCCGACAACGCGGCCCTGTTGGCGGGCGAGCTGGTCACCAACGCCGTACGGCACTCGCACGGCCGCCGGATCGCGCTGCGCCTGATACGCGGTGACACGCTGCTGTGCGAGGTGGACGACGACGATCCCACGCTGCCGTCCCTGCTCGGCGCGGGCCCCGGTGACGAGTTCGGCCGCGGACTGCACCTGGTCGGCGTGCTCGCCCGCGAATGGGGCGCCAGCCGTACGACCACGGGCAAGACCGTGTGGTTCGAACTCACCCTGCCGCGCCGCTGA
- a CDS encoding class I SAM-dependent methyltransferase, with protein sequence MSVTSRYREAWEGFWREAPDGQGAVFWDAAAAQTVGLHLALFEPKLRDPGLQMVDLGCGNGTQTRFLADRFSHVVGADLSAAALDHARHADPAGQAAYRLLDAADKTEVETLHAELGDANVYMRGVLHQVDPDDRQPLVDGIATLIGERGHAFLVELAEAARPILGALAQDPAGPPAKLAPVLRHGIVPGEVADDEVPELLRAAGLTVVASGELPLITTEFRDDGARIELPSKWQIVSRAQ encoded by the coding sequence ATGAGCGTGACCAGTCGGTACCGGGAGGCCTGGGAAGGTTTCTGGCGCGAGGCGCCCGACGGACAGGGAGCCGTCTTCTGGGACGCGGCGGCGGCGCAGACGGTGGGGCTCCATCTCGCCCTGTTCGAGCCGAAGTTGCGCGATCCCGGTCTGCAGATGGTGGACCTCGGCTGCGGCAACGGTACGCAGACCCGGTTCCTCGCGGACCGGTTCAGCCATGTGGTCGGCGCCGATCTGTCCGCCGCGGCCCTCGACCACGCCCGGCACGCCGACCCGGCGGGGCAGGCGGCCTACCGGCTGCTGGACGCCGCCGACAAGACCGAGGTCGAGACCCTGCACGCCGAACTCGGCGACGCCAACGTCTATATGAGGGGCGTACTGCACCAGGTGGATCCCGACGACCGGCAGCCGCTGGTCGACGGGATCGCCACGCTCATCGGCGAGCGCGGCCACGCGTTCCTCGTCGAACTCGCCGAGGCCGCCCGACCGATCCTGGGCGCACTGGCCCAGGATCCGGCCGGACCGCCCGCGAAACTCGCCCCGGTCCTGCGTCACGGCATCGTCCCCGGCGAGGTCGCCGACGACGAGGTGCCCGAACTCCTGCGCGCGGCCGGCCTCACGGTCGTCGCGAGCGGTGAACTGCCCCTGATCACCACCGAGTTCAGGGACGACGGCGCCCGGATCGAACTGCCGTCGAAGTGGCAGATCGTGAGCCGCGCACAGTGA
- a CDS encoding SDR family NAD(P)-dependent oxidoreductase: MSEFGFEGRVAVVTGAGRGLGRAYARLLAERGAKVVVNDLGGSMEGEGSDAGPAQKVVDQIVAAGGAAVADTHDVSTPAGGEAIIGTAIETFGRIDVLVNNAGIIRYAGLPDIELDNLERHLAVHLLGSFNTMRAAWPHFVEQGYGRVVLTTSSGMFGMDNNLSYAAAKAGTVGMARSAKLAGEPHNIKVNLIAPAAMTRMGGGPEEEPTETVEGMPYMPSSAVAPMVAYLAHESVPVSGEIYTAGAGRFARVFLASTEGYAHEGGDASVEDVAKNWDAINDEKGYYVPADLMAWSGSFLKHQFG; the protein is encoded by the coding sequence ATGAGCGAGTTCGGCTTCGAAGGACGCGTAGCCGTCGTCACCGGCGCGGGCCGCGGCCTCGGCCGCGCCTACGCCCGCCTGCTGGCGGAGCGCGGGGCGAAGGTCGTCGTCAACGACCTGGGCGGGTCGATGGAGGGCGAGGGCTCGGACGCCGGACCCGCGCAGAAGGTCGTCGACCAGATCGTCGCCGCCGGCGGGGCGGCCGTCGCCGACACCCACGACGTGTCCACGCCGGCCGGCGGCGAGGCCATCATCGGCACCGCGATCGAGACCTTCGGCCGGATCGACGTCCTCGTCAACAACGCCGGCATCATCCGGTACGCGGGCCTGCCGGACATCGAACTCGACAACCTGGAACGGCACTTGGCCGTCCACCTGCTCGGCTCCTTCAACACGATGCGGGCCGCCTGGCCGCACTTCGTCGAGCAGGGCTACGGCCGGGTCGTCCTGACCACCTCCAGCGGCATGTTCGGCATGGACAACAACCTGTCCTACGCCGCCGCGAAGGCCGGCACGGTCGGTATGGCCCGCAGCGCGAAGCTGGCCGGAGAGCCGCACAACATCAAGGTCAACCTGATCGCACCGGCCGCGATGACCCGGATGGGCGGCGGCCCCGAGGAGGAGCCGACGGAGACCGTGGAGGGCATGCCGTACATGCCGTCGTCGGCCGTCGCACCGATGGTGGCCTACCTCGCGCACGAGAGCGTCCCGGTGAGCGGGGAGATCTACACCGCCGGCGCGGGCCGGTTCGCGCGGGTGTTCCTGGCCTCGACGGAGGGGTACGCGCACGAGGGCGGCGACGCCTCGGTCGAGGACGTGGCGAAGAACTGGGACGCGATCAACGACGAGAAGGGCTACTACGTGCCCGCGGACCTGATGGCGTGGTCCGGGTCGTTCCTCAAGCACCAGTTCGGCTAG
- a CDS encoding cytochrome P450 gives MSEAETELAAPDAELFDYPGARDRACPFAPPAGLRALNETAPVSRGRIWDGSTPWLVTGHAAQRVILSDPRVSSDDKQPGFPYPNEAMAENAPHHPLTIFNADGADHTRIRRMMTAPFTRNRMEKLRPEIQRFTDELIDKMLAGPNPADLNAALSLPLPSLMICALLGVPYEDHEFFQEHASLATRSDKTAEQDRAANQALGGYLAGLLQKRMEEPSDDVISDFAGRIKAGEVTLPEAVMLCMILLIAGHETSASMITLGTALLLQNPEQLALLRGTDDPKVVANAVEEILRYLTIPALGQRRIAAEDIEIEGVTIKAGEGIVVALPVGNWDPAAFPEPERFDISREARHHHAFAWGIHQCLGQQLARIELQVVYGTLYRRVPTLRLAVGFDELRFRRDDALAYGLHELPVAW, from the coding sequence ATGTCCGAGGCCGAGACGGAACTCGCCGCCCCTGACGCGGAGTTGTTCGACTACCCGGGCGCACGCGACCGCGCCTGCCCGTTCGCCCCGCCCGCCGGACTGCGCGCCCTGAACGAGACGGCACCCGTGTCCCGGGGCCGGATCTGGGACGGCAGCACCCCGTGGCTGGTGACCGGGCACGCCGCGCAGCGCGTGATCCTGTCCGACCCGCGGGTCAGCTCCGACGACAAGCAGCCCGGGTTCCCGTACCCGAACGAGGCGATGGCGGAGAACGCTCCCCATCACCCGCTGACCATCTTCAACGCCGACGGCGCCGACCACACGCGGATCCGCCGCATGATGACGGCTCCGTTCACGCGCAACCGGATGGAGAAGCTGCGGCCGGAGATCCAGCGGTTCACCGACGAGCTGATCGACAAGATGCTCGCGGGCCCGAACCCGGCGGACCTGAACGCCGCGCTGTCGCTGCCGCTGCCCTCGCTGATGATCTGCGCGCTGCTCGGAGTCCCGTACGAGGACCACGAGTTCTTCCAGGAGCACGCCTCGCTGGCGACCCGCAGCGACAAGACCGCCGAGCAGGACCGGGCGGCGAACCAGGCGCTCGGCGGCTATCTGGCCGGGCTGCTCCAGAAGCGGATGGAGGAGCCGAGCGACGACGTCATCTCGGACTTCGCCGGGCGGATCAAGGCGGGCGAGGTCACCCTGCCCGAGGCCGTGATGCTCTGCATGATCCTGCTGATCGCCGGCCACGAGACCAGCGCCAGCATGATTACCCTGGGCACCGCCCTGCTCCTCCAGAACCCCGAGCAACTCGCCCTGCTGCGTGGGACGGACGACCCCAAGGTCGTCGCGAACGCCGTCGAGGAGATCCTGCGCTATCTGACGATCCCGGCGCTCGGGCAGCGGCGGATCGCCGCCGAGGACATCGAGATCGAGGGCGTCACCATCAAGGCCGGCGAGGGCATCGTCGTCGCGCTGCCCGTGGGCAACTGGGACCCGGCGGCCTTCCCCGAGCCGGAGAGGTTCGACATCTCCCGCGAGGCACGGCACCACCACGCCTTCGCCTGGGGCATCCACCAGTGCCTCGGCCAGCAGCTCGCCCGCATCGAACTCCAGGTCGTCTACGGCACGTTGTACCGCCGCGTCCCGACCCTCCGACTGGCCGTCGGTTTCGACGAGTTGAGGTTCCGCCGCGACGACGCGCTCGCCTACGGCCTGCACGAGCTGCCGGTCGCCTGGTAG
- a CDS encoding ferredoxin, which produces MKVVVDEDKCVAAGQCVAAAMDVFDQRDEDGIVVLLNENPPAELADDVRNAAAVCPALAIRIEE; this is translated from the coding sequence ATGAAGGTTGTCGTCGACGAGGACAAATGCGTCGCCGCCGGGCAGTGCGTAGCCGCCGCCATGGACGTGTTCGACCAGCGCGACGAGGACGGCATCGTCGTCCTGCTGAACGAGAACCCGCCGGCCGAACTGGCCGACGACGTACGGAACGCCGCGGCGGTGTGCCCCGCGCTGGCGATCCGCATCGAGGAATAG
- a CDS encoding NAD(P)/FAD-dependent oxidoreductase, protein MSIEDDTGSVAHVLVVGASASGLTTVEALRRKGYPGRITVLGAEPHAPYDRPPLSKQILSGAWEPGRAALRTEEMLSGLHTEFVLGDPAVALDTATRTVRTESGRELSADAIVIATGVRPRVLPGQSELTGVHVLRTLDDALALRTDLLAGSRLVVVGEGVLGSEIAATARTLGLEVTLAGPLTGPLALQVGPLVSGLLAELHTERGVRLRLGNGVVGLTGAQGRVTGVELSTGEVLPADVVVVAIGATPATEWLADSGLELDNGVVCDSRCQAAPGIYAVGDVARWHHEQLGRLIRLENRTNATEQAMAVAGAILGEDRAYEPVPYFWTDQFDAKLQVHGFLPADAEVDVVDGELAARRFVARYRSGGRVTGILGWNMPKQARQRRQEIVDAVPSPAPAH, encoded by the coding sequence ATGAGCATCGAGGACGACACCGGGTCCGTGGCCCACGTGCTGGTGGTGGGCGCCTCCGCGTCCGGGCTGACCACGGTGGAGGCCCTGAGGCGCAAAGGGTACCCGGGCCGGATCACGGTGCTCGGAGCCGAGCCGCACGCCCCGTACGACCGTCCGCCGCTCTCCAAGCAGATCCTCTCCGGCGCCTGGGAACCGGGCCGCGCCGCCCTGCGCACCGAGGAGATGCTGTCCGGCCTCCACACCGAGTTCGTGCTCGGCGACCCGGCGGTAGCCCTGGACACCGCGACCCGGACCGTACGCACCGAGTCCGGGCGCGAACTGAGCGCCGACGCGATCGTCATCGCCACCGGCGTACGGCCCCGAGTCCTGCCCGGACAGAGCGAGTTGACCGGTGTGCATGTGCTGCGCACCCTCGACGACGCGCTCGCCCTGCGCACGGATCTGCTGGCCGGGTCCCGTCTGGTGGTCGTCGGCGAGGGGGTGCTCGGCTCCGAAATCGCCGCCACCGCACGGACGTTGGGCCTGGAGGTCACCCTCGCGGGCCCACTGACGGGACCGCTGGCCCTCCAGGTGGGCCCGCTGGTGTCGGGACTGCTGGCGGAGCTGCACACCGAACGGGGGGTGCGACTCCGGCTGGGCAACGGCGTCGTGGGGCTGACCGGCGCCCAAGGCCGGGTCACCGGCGTCGAGTTGAGCACCGGCGAGGTACTGCCCGCCGATGTGGTCGTGGTCGCGATCGGGGCGACCCCGGCGACGGAGTGGCTGGCCGACAGCGGGCTCGAACTCGACAACGGCGTGGTGTGCGACTCCCGTTGCCAGGCCGCGCCGGGGATCTACGCCGTCGGTGACGTGGCCCGCTGGCACCATGAACAGCTCGGCCGGCTGATCCGGCTGGAGAACCGCACCAACGCCACCGAGCAGGCCATGGCGGTCGCCGGGGCGATCCTCGGCGAGGACCGGGCGTACGAGCCGGTGCCGTACTTCTGGACCGATCAGTTCGACGCCAAGCTCCAGGTGCACGGGTTCCTGCCGGCGGATGCCGAAGTGGACGTCGTGGACGGGGAGTTGGCTGCCCGCCGGTTCGTCGCGCGCTACCGCAGCGGGGGCCGGGTCACCGGGATCCTCGGCTGGAACATGCCCAAGCAGGCCAGACAGCGCCGTCAGGAGATCGTCGACGCGGTCCCCTCCCCCGCTCCCGCCCACTGA
- a CDS encoding SDR family NAD(P)-dependent oxidoreductase has product MSLQGKVAVVTGGGRGIGQAIAKVLAARGAAVAVWDLNSEGAEKTAAAIQEAGGTAIAVPGDAAEAGAVARAAARTREELGPVTILVNNAGITAYEPFTSISEASWDRMIGINLKGPFLVTKEIVPDMVEAGWGRIVNISSSSAQTGAPAMAHYASSKGGVIALTRALAVEYIGQGITVNHVPPGFIDTPLVREGPVDVEAAAATMPMKRAGEPEDIAYAVAYLASEEAAYVTGQTLSVNGGRYLA; this is encoded by the coding sequence ATGTCACTTCAAGGGAAGGTCGCCGTCGTCACCGGCGGCGGCCGCGGCATCGGCCAGGCGATCGCCAAGGTGCTCGCGGCCAGGGGAGCCGCGGTCGCGGTGTGGGACCTGAACAGCGAGGGCGCCGAGAAGACCGCGGCGGCCATCCAGGAGGCCGGCGGTACGGCGATCGCCGTCCCCGGCGACGCGGCCGAGGCCGGCGCCGTGGCCCGGGCGGCCGCCCGCACCCGCGAGGAGCTCGGCCCGGTCACGATCCTCGTCAACAACGCGGGCATCACGGCCTACGAGCCGTTCACGAGCATCTCCGAGGCGTCCTGGGACCGCATGATCGGGATCAACCTCAAGGGCCCGTTCCTGGTCACCAAGGAGATCGTGCCCGACATGGTCGAAGCCGGCTGGGGCCGGATCGTCAACATCTCCTCGTCCTCCGCGCAGACCGGCGCGCCCGCCATGGCCCACTACGCGTCCTCCAAGGGCGGCGTCATCGCCCTCACCCGGGCCCTCGCGGTCGAGTACATCGGCCAGGGCATCACCGTGAACCACGTGCCGCCCGGCTTCATCGACACCCCCCTGGTCCGCGAGGGCCCGGTCGACGTGGAGGCGGCCGCCGCCACCATGCCGATGAAGCGGGCCGGCGAACCGGAGGACATCGCCTACGCGGTGGCCTACCTGGCCTCCGAGGAAGCCGCCTACGTCACCGGCCAGACCCTCAGCGTCAACGGCGGGCGCTATCTGGCGTGA
- a CDS encoding carboxymuconolactone decarboxylase family protein, producing the protein MSAEDVKETSDLRVAGLKALRAALPGVVPAEGDLDMRDGKLGEDLVEIGLSTVWGALWGREGLAPRDRSLVTLGILIALGAETELKTHVRVALTNGVTRDELAEILYHSAGYTGFPRAVAARAAAREALGE; encoded by the coding sequence ATGAGCGCCGAAGACGTCAAGGAAACCAGCGATCTGCGCGTCGCGGGACTGAAAGCCCTGCGGGCCGCGCTGCCCGGGGTGGTCCCCGCGGAGGGTGATCTCGACATGCGGGACGGCAAGCTCGGCGAGGACCTCGTCGAGATCGGCCTGTCCACCGTGTGGGGCGCGCTGTGGGGCCGTGAGGGCCTCGCCCCGCGCGACCGCAGCCTGGTCACCCTCGGCATCCTGATCGCGCTCGGCGCCGAGACCGAGCTGAAGACCCACGTCCGGGTCGCCCTCACCAACGGCGTGACCAGGGACGAGCTGGCCGAGATCCTCTACCACTCCGCCGGGTACACCGGCTTCCCCCGGGCCGTCGCCGCCCGCGCCGCGGCCCGCGAGGCCCTGGGCGAATAG
- a CDS encoding NAD(P)/FAD-dependent oxidoreductase, which translates to MSEASNPAAPDQVDVLVVGAGVTGIYQLYKAREAGFSVRLLEAGTGVGGTWYWNRYPGARFDSESYTYGYLFSKELWEGWEWSERFAGQPEIERYFNHVVDRFDLRRDIRTGVKVTSAVFDEPSGTWTVRGSDGTEVRARYVVAATGNLSVPFIPNIPGRDDFRGAQHHTARWPKEPIDFTGKRVAQIGTGSSGVQIISAIADDVAQLTVYQKDADWLTPLNNEPITPEQQVELKANFESIRETLNTSPSGFLHQIVMRSGLDDSPEDRQAFYEERWNGPGFTKLTEHYMDMLSNETVNAEWCAFMADKIRSIVKDPETADKLIPKAHGYGGRRPPFGTGYYETYNKPNVSLVDINTTPITRITEDGIETADGVEEFDIIVWATGYDFGTGALNRLGVQGRQGLPLKEYWSDGPRTYLGVATAGFPNFFFPGGPHGATGNNPRYAGDQVEIVTDAIVHARDHGYDVVEVTEAAEEEWTDSMNNSTMSSFLESSYFYGGNIPGKPVKQLLNPTGRWALLEAIKAVKENEFPTFVLSKAEAPDA; encoded by the coding sequence ATGAGCGAAGCTTCGAACCCGGCGGCCCCGGACCAGGTCGACGTCCTGGTCGTCGGTGCGGGCGTCACCGGCATCTACCAGCTGTACAAGGCCCGCGAGGCCGGGTTCTCGGTGCGCCTCCTCGAAGCGGGCACCGGCGTGGGCGGCACCTGGTACTGGAACCGCTACCCCGGGGCGCGCTTCGACTCGGAGAGCTACACCTACGGCTACCTCTTCTCGAAGGAGCTGTGGGAGGGGTGGGAGTGGTCGGAGCGGTTCGCCGGCCAGCCCGAGATCGAGCGCTACTTCAACCACGTCGTCGACCGCTTCGACCTGCGGCGCGACATCCGCACCGGCGTCAAGGTGACCTCGGCCGTCTTCGACGAGCCCTCCGGCACCTGGACCGTCCGGGGCAGCGACGGCACCGAGGTGCGGGCCCGCTACGTCGTCGCGGCCACCGGCAACCTCTCCGTGCCGTTCATCCCGAACATCCCGGGGCGCGACGACTTCCGCGGCGCGCAGCACCACACCGCGCGCTGGCCGAAGGAGCCCATCGACTTCACCGGCAAGCGGGTGGCGCAGATCGGCACCGGCTCCAGCGGCGTGCAGATCATCTCCGCGATCGCCGACGACGTAGCACAGTTGACGGTGTATCAGAAGGACGCCGACTGGCTCACGCCGCTCAACAACGAGCCCATCACCCCTGAACAACAAGTGGAGTTGAAGGCCAACTTCGAGTCCATCCGCGAGACGCTGAACACCTCGCCGAGCGGCTTCCTGCACCAGATCGTCATGCGCTCCGGGCTCGACGACAGCCCGGAGGACCGCCAGGCGTTCTACGAGGAGCGTTGGAACGGTCCAGGCTTCACCAAGCTCACCGAGCACTACATGGACATGCTGTCGAACGAGACCGTCAACGCGGAGTGGTGCGCGTTCATGGCCGACAAGATCCGCAGCATCGTCAAGGACCCTGAGACCGCCGACAAGTTGATCCCCAAGGCCCATGGCTACGGCGGCCGCCGGCCCCCCTTCGGCACCGGCTACTACGAGACGTACAACAAGCCGAACGTCTCGCTCGTCGACATCAACACGACGCCGATCACCCGCATCACCGAGGACGGCATCGAAACCGCCGACGGTGTCGAGGAGTTCGACATCATCGTCTGGGCCACCGGCTACGACTTCGGCACCGGCGCCCTCAACCGCCTTGGTGTGCAGGGCCGTCAGGGTCTTCCGCTGAAGGAGTACTGGTCGGACGGCCCGCGCACCTACCTCGGCGTCGCCACGGCCGGCTTCCCCAACTTCTTCTTCCCCGGCGGCCCGCACGGCGCCACCGGCAACAACCCGCGCTACGCCGGCGACCAGGTGGAGATCGTCACCGACGCCATCGTCCACGCCCGCGACCACGGCTACGACGTCGTCGAGGTGACCGAGGCCGCCGAGGAGGAGTGGACGGACAGCATGAACAACAGCACGATGTCCTCCTTCCTGGAGAGCAGCTACTTCTACGGCGGCAACATCCCCGGCAAGCCGGTCAAGCAGCTCCTCAACCCGACGGGCCGGTGGGCGCTCCTGGAGGCGATCAAGGCCGTGAAGGAGAACGAGTTCCCGACGTTCGTCCTCTCCAAGGCGGAGGCCCCGGACGCCTGA
- a CDS encoding nuclear transport factor 2 family protein, protein MTTTIDASVTAAVQTAIAAYAQALDAGRADDIADLYTADGVAEIVGMAKFEGREAIRQGFGGFAPQAPQLHLIANTVVTSATEDEATATSNLAFFARGDSGWSVQMVGRYDDVLRREDGVWRFRQRVTTFAE, encoded by the coding sequence ATGACCACCACGATCGACGCGTCCGTCACCGCGGCCGTACAGACCGCCATCGCCGCCTACGCCCAGGCCCTGGACGCCGGACGGGCCGACGACATCGCCGACCTGTACACGGCGGACGGTGTCGCCGAGATAGTCGGCATGGCCAAGTTCGAGGGCCGCGAGGCGATCCGGCAGGGCTTCGGCGGATTCGCGCCCCAGGCACCGCAGTTGCACCTGATCGCCAACACCGTCGTCACCTCCGCGACCGAGGACGAGGCGACGGCCACCAGCAACCTGGCGTTCTTCGCGCGCGGCGACTCCGGCTGGAGCGTCCAGATGGTCGGGCGCTACGACGACGTGCTGCGCCGCGAGGACGGCGTCTGGCGCTTCCGGCAGCGGGTGACCACCTTCGCGGAGTAG
- a CDS encoding nuclear transport factor 2 family protein — translation MSESTQAWVVAGVRAVLGAHTQAQDAGRTDDVVAQYAPDGVLEIPGMDPVEGRDAIHAAFKGWEPVRPQLHLVTNTVVTSTGEDEARALSDVVFLQRGDAGWAVGVVGHYDDTLRLHDGTWLLQRRKTTYQA, via the coding sequence ATGAGCGAATCCACACAGGCGTGGGTCGTGGCGGGCGTACGGGCCGTACTCGGCGCGCACACCCAGGCCCAGGACGCCGGCCGCACCGACGACGTCGTCGCGCAGTACGCGCCCGACGGCGTCCTGGAGATCCCGGGCATGGATCCGGTCGAGGGGCGCGACGCGATCCACGCGGCCTTCAAGGGCTGGGAGCCGGTCCGGCCGCAGCTCCACCTGGTCACCAACACCGTCGTGACGTCCACGGGCGAGGACGAGGCCCGCGCCCTGAGCGACGTGGTCTTCCTCCAGCGCGGCGACGCGGGCTGGGCGGTGGGCGTGGTCGGGCACTACGACGACACGCTGCGCCTGCATGACGGCACCTGGCTGCTGCAGCGCAGGAAGACCACCTATCAGGCGTAA